Proteins from one Candidatus Nitrospira nitrificans genomic window:
- a CDS encoding BMP family ABC transporter substrate-binding protein, producing MSESRKLTRRQVLQGTAAAGALGMLGNVEWIGQAWGASDKVKMGFIFVGPRDDYGYNQAHFEGKAAVAKLDWVKAFDEEKVPETIEVQKTMESMVKLDGAQVLFPTSFGYFDPHILKVAPQFPNIRFLHCGGLYQDGKHPKNVGSYFGFIDESQYIAGIVAGGMSKSGKLGFVAAKPIPQVLRNINNYTLGARSVRPNCTTHVIFTGDWSLPVREAEATNSLVDQGIDVITCHVDSPKVVVTTAEKRGIFCTGYHCNQSKLAPKGYLTGAEWNWAKVYMDYADLIRKGQTVPHLIRGGLKEGIVKVSEYNQVVTEAVRKQADAAKDKFMSGGMVVYKGPIKDNTGRVVIAGGKEHAQTDIWLESMDWLVEGVIGSTRS from the coding sequence ATGTCCGAATCACGCAAACTGACGAGACGCCAAGTGCTACAGGGGACCGCAGCCGCCGGGGCGCTGGGCATGTTGGGCAATGTGGAGTGGATCGGCCAAGCCTGGGGCGCATCGGACAAGGTGAAGATGGGCTTCATCTTTGTAGGCCCGCGAGACGACTATGGGTACAACCAGGCACATTTCGAGGGGAAAGCGGCGGTCGCCAAACTTGATTGGGTGAAGGCCTTCGATGAGGAAAAGGTGCCCGAAACCATCGAGGTCCAGAAAACCATGGAAAGCATGGTCAAACTGGACGGGGCTCAGGTGCTCTTCCCCACGTCGTTCGGATATTTCGATCCTCACATCCTGAAGGTTGCGCCGCAATTTCCCAACATCCGGTTTTTGCATTGTGGCGGGCTGTACCAGGACGGCAAACACCCCAAGAACGTCGGAAGTTACTTTGGCTTCATCGATGAGTCGCAATATATCGCCGGCATCGTGGCGGGCGGGATGAGCAAGAGCGGGAAGCTGGGGTTTGTCGCCGCGAAGCCTATTCCACAAGTGTTGCGCAACATCAACAACTATACCCTCGGCGCCCGCAGCGTCAGGCCCAACTGTACGACCCATGTGATTTTCACCGGCGACTGGTCGCTGCCGGTCCGCGAAGCGGAAGCCACGAACAGCTTGGTCGACCAGGGCATTGATGTCATCACGTGCCACGTCGACAGCCCCAAGGTCGTCGTCACGACCGCCGAAAAACGAGGCATCTTTTGCACCGGATATCACTGCAACCAATCCAAACTTGCCCCGAAGGGGTATCTCACCGGAGCGGAATGGAATTGGGCCAAGGTCTACATGGATTATGCCGACCTGATTCGAAAAGGGCAGACGGTCCCCCATCTCATCCGGGGCGGTTTGAAGGAAGGAATCGTCAAGGTCTCCGAATACAACCAGGTGGTGACGGAAGCCGTCCGCAAACAAGCCGACGCGGCCAAAGACAAATTCATGAGCGGCGGGATGGTCGTGTACAAGGGCCCGATCAAGGACAATACCGGCCGCGTCGTCATTGCCGGAGGAAAGGAGCATGCCCAGACCGACATCTGGCTGGAAAGCATGGATTGGCTGGTCGAAGGAGTCATCGGTTCAACCAGGTCGTGA